One genomic window of Candidatus Didemnitutus sp. includes the following:
- the rplQ gene encoding 50S ribosomal protein L17 yields MRHNKHHASLGVTREHRSAMLSNMGASLIKHGRIETTLTKAKALRPFIEKVITKAKKAAALPKENGKLSASAIHLRRLALKDIRDEGAVTVLFNEKVAQFEKRSGGYTRIYKLAPRRVGDAAEMALIEFVGAEDQGYKKSKGAKKAKKTKAAAPAADAAPAAEAPKA; encoded by the coding sequence ATGCGTCACAATAAACACCACGCCTCCCTCGGCGTCACCCGCGAGCACCGTTCCGCGATGCTCTCCAACATGGGTGCCTCCCTCATCAAGCACGGTCGCATCGAGACCACCCTCACGAAGGCCAAGGCCCTGCGCCCCTTCATCGAGAAGGTGATCACGAAGGCCAAGAAGGCCGCCGCGCTCCCGAAGGAAAACGGCAAGCTCTCCGCTTCCGCCATCCACCTGCGCCGCCTCGCGCTGAAGGACATTCGCGATGAAGGTGCCGTCACGGTGCTCTTCAACGAGAAGGTCGCCCAATTCGAGAAGCGCTCCGGCGGCTACACCCGCATCTACAAGCTCGCTCCCCGCCGCGTCGGCGACGCCGCCGAGATGGCGCTGATCGAGTTCGTCGGTGCCGAGGACCAGGGCTACAAGAAGTCCAAGGGCGCCAAGAAGGCGAAGAAGACCAAGGCCGCCGCTCCGGCTGCCGACGCCGCTCCCGCCGCCGAAGCCCCCAAGGCTTAA
- a CDS encoding MFS transporter, translating into MFNIAVPMLILSKLSTRLGSMNALLLALAFPLGYGAYDFWQRRSVNFVSGLGFFSTLATGGLGLLHLHPFWFAVKEAAVPGIIGVAVFASQWSKRPLVRQFLLNDQVINLPRVNAALDEHGMQPAFEALLRASSVLLAGSFFLSAFLNFSLARYLITAAPDTPEFNAQYGRMLGWSWPVIVVPSMAMMMFALWRLVKGVERMTGLTLEQILHSPEDKKATSETPVQTAKPDDTAVTEPPRES; encoded by the coding sequence GTGTTCAACATCGCCGTGCCGATGCTGATCCTCTCGAAGCTGAGCACGCGACTCGGCTCGATGAATGCGCTGCTGCTGGCGCTGGCGTTTCCGCTGGGCTACGGCGCCTACGACTTCTGGCAGCGGCGGAGCGTAAACTTCGTTTCGGGGCTGGGCTTCTTCAGCACGCTGGCGACGGGCGGACTCGGGTTGCTGCATCTGCATCCGTTCTGGTTCGCGGTGAAGGAGGCGGCGGTGCCGGGGATCATCGGCGTGGCGGTCTTCGCGTCGCAGTGGAGCAAGCGACCGCTGGTGCGCCAGTTTCTGCTGAACGATCAGGTGATCAATCTGCCGCGCGTGAACGCGGCGCTCGACGAGCACGGGATGCAACCGGCATTCGAGGCGCTGTTACGAGCGTCGAGCGTGTTGCTGGCGGGGTCGTTTTTTCTGAGCGCGTTTTTGAATTTCTCGCTCGCGCGCTACCTCATCACCGCCGCGCCGGACACACCGGAATTCAACGCGCAATACGGCCGCATGCTCGGCTGGAGCTGGCCGGTGATCGTGGTGCCGAGCATGGCGATGATGATGTTCGCGCTGTGGCGGCTCGTGAAGGGCGTCGAACGCATGACCGGGCTGACGCTGGAGCAGATACTGCATTCGCCGGAAGATAAGAAGGCCACGAGTGAGACGCCGGTTCAAACGGCCAAGCCGGACGACACGGCGGTGACTGAGCCACCGCGCGAAAGCTGA
- the guaA gene encoding glutamine-hydrolyzing GMP synthase has product MAQTIAVLDFGSQLTQVIARRIRECEVYSKIYHFSTPAAKLREDGVVGIILSGGPQSVYAKTAPHPDPEIFKLGVPMLGICYGVQLMGHFLDGKVEHSKAREYGHGQLTIKKPGKLFAGLPRKLRIWNSHGDKLIKLPPGFVAIGTSENSPFSAIEDAKRKFYGIQFHPEVFHTERGVDMIRNFLVGICGAQQDWTTKDFIAHAVADIRAKVGKGRVLLGLSGGVDSSVAAALLHKAIGKQLTCVFVDNGLLRKGERDYVRELYGKHFNIDLRVVDASALFLKRLKGVTEPETKRKIIGRTFVEVFEKTLKDIGRTAEFLGQGTLYPDVIESVSIQGNPASLIKTHHNVGGLPARMKLKLIEPLRELFKDEVRKVGAALGLPREVVWRQPFPGPGLGVRVMGDITADKLEILRNADAVLHEEMIASGYYWKVWQSFAVFLPVKTVGVFGDERTYDYVIALRIVESTDAMTADWAKLPHELIQKISSRITNEVRGVSRVVLDISSKPPATIEWE; this is encoded by the coding sequence ATGGCGCAGACAATTGCCGTTCTCGATTTCGGCTCCCAACTCACGCAGGTCATCGCCCGTCGCATCCGCGAGTGCGAGGTCTACTCGAAGATCTATCATTTCTCCACGCCCGCCGCCAAACTCCGTGAAGACGGCGTCGTCGGCATCATCCTCTCGGGTGGCCCGCAAAGCGTCTACGCCAAGACCGCGCCGCACCCCGATCCGGAGATCTTCAAACTCGGTGTGCCGATGCTCGGCATCTGCTACGGCGTGCAACTCATGGGCCACTTCCTCGACGGCAAGGTCGAGCACTCGAAGGCTCGCGAATACGGCCACGGCCAACTGACGATCAAGAAACCGGGCAAACTCTTCGCCGGCTTGCCGCGCAAGCTGCGCATCTGGAATTCCCACGGCGACAAACTCATCAAGCTCCCGCCGGGCTTCGTCGCCATCGGCACCTCGGAAAACTCGCCGTTCTCCGCCATCGAGGACGCCAAGCGCAAGTTCTATGGCATCCAGTTCCATCCGGAAGTTTTCCACACCGAGCGCGGCGTGGACATGATCCGCAACTTCCTCGTCGGCATTTGCGGCGCGCAGCAGGACTGGACCACCAAGGATTTCATCGCCCATGCCGTCGCCGACATCCGCGCCAAAGTGGGCAAGGGCCGCGTCCTCCTCGGTCTCTCCGGCGGCGTCGACTCGTCCGTCGCGGCCGCGCTCCTGCACAAGGCCATCGGCAAGCAGCTCACCTGCGTCTTCGTCGACAACGGCCTCCTCCGCAAGGGCGAGCGCGATTACGTCCGCGAACTTTACGGCAAACACTTCAACATCGACCTCCGCGTCGTCGACGCCTCCGCGCTGTTCCTCAAACGCCTCAAGGGCGTCACCGAGCCTGAGACCAAGCGCAAGATCATCGGCCGCACCTTCGTCGAGGTCTTCGAGAAAACGCTCAAGGACATCGGACGCACCGCCGAATTCCTCGGCCAGGGCACGCTCTATCCGGACGTGATCGAGTCCGTCTCGATCCAGGGCAACCCCGCCTCGCTCATCAAGACGCACCACAACGTCGGCGGCCTGCCTGCGCGCATGAAGCTGAAGCTCATCGAGCCGCTGCGCGAACTCTTCAAGGACGAGGTCCGCAAGGTCGGCGCTGCCCTCGGTCTCCCGCGCGAAGTCGTCTGGCGCCAGCCGTTCCCCGGCCCTGGCCTCGGCGTCCGTGTGATGGGCGACATCACCGCCGATAAGCTCGAGATCCTCCGCAACGCCGACGCCGTGCTCCACGAGGAGATGATCGCCTCCGGCTACTATTGGAAAGTCTGGCAATCCTTCGCCGTGTTCCTGCCGGTGAAAACCGTCGGCGTCTTCGGCGACGAGCGCACCTACGACTACGTCATCGCGCTCCGCATCGTCGAGAGCACCGACGCCATGACCGCCGACTGGGCCAAACTCCCGCACGAGCTCATTCAGAAAATCTCCAGCCGCATCACCAATGAGGTTCGCGGCGTCAGCCGCGTCGTCCTCGACATCAGCTCCAAACCGCCCGCCACGATCGAGTGGGAGTAA
- a CDS encoding DNA-directed RNA polymerase subunit alpha → MPKRLGKFELPSKLTKVEEGATNTYAKFIAEPFEAGYGHTVGNSLRRVLLSSIEGSAISSIKIDGVNHEFQSIDGVVEDVTDIVLNLKKILIVSEKREPMKLLLKVNKEGPVTAADIQLDAGVKLINPDQVICTLDTKRAFEAEIEIKTGRGYCPGEENKKEDQAIGVIPIDSLFSPVRLVRYAVENTRVGQITDYDKLVLEVWTDGRITPDDALKQSASILKHHLDVFDRVSQESYEFESQAAEVSEEQNKLRKLLNMSVNEIELSVRAANCLNNANITTVGELAMKTEQEMLKYRNFGKKSLNEIKEKLEALGLSLGMKFDERLLETKKEL, encoded by the coding sequence ATGCCCAAGCGTCTCGGAAAATTCGAACTCCCCTCCAAACTTACCAAAGTCGAGGAGGGCGCCACCAATACTTACGCCAAGTTCATCGCCGAGCCCTTCGAAGCCGGCTATGGCCACACCGTCGGCAATTCGCTCCGCCGCGTGCTCCTCTCGTCCATCGAGGGCAGCGCCATTAGCTCGATCAAGATCGACGGCGTGAACCACGAGTTCCAGTCCATCGACGGCGTCGTCGAGGACGTCACCGACATCGTCCTTAACCTGAAGAAAATCCTCATCGTCTCCGAAAAGCGCGAGCCGATGAAGCTCCTCCTCAAGGTCAACAAGGAAGGCCCCGTCACCGCCGCCGACATCCAGCTCGACGCTGGCGTCAAGCTCATCAACCCCGATCAGGTCATCTGCACCCTCGACACGAAGCGCGCCTTCGAAGCCGAGATCGAGATCAAGACCGGTCGCGGCTACTGCCCCGGCGAAGAGAACAAGAAGGAAGACCAAGCCATCGGCGTCATTCCGATCGACTCGCTCTTCTCGCCCGTGCGCCTCGTCCGCTACGCGGTCGAAAACACCCGCGTCGGCCAGATCACCGATTACGACAAGCTCGTCCTCGAAGTCTGGACGGACGGCCGCATCACGCCGGACGACGCCCTCAAGCAATCCGCCTCGATCCTCAAGCACCACCTCGACGTGTTCGATCGCGTCTCGCAGGAGAGCTACGAGTTCGAGTCGCAGGCCGCCGAGGTCTCCGAAGAGCAGAACAAGCTCCGCAAGCTGCTCAACATGTCCGTCAACGAGATCGAGCTCTCGGTCCGTGCGGCGAACTGCTTGAACAACGCGAACATCACCACGGTCGGCGAGCTCGCCATGAAGACCGAGCAGGAGATGCTCAAGTATCGCAACTTCGGCAAGAAGTCGCTCAACGAAATCAAGGAGAAGCTCGAAGCCCTCGGCCTCTCGCTCGGCATGAAGTTCGACGAGCGCCTCCTCGAGACCAAGAAGGAACTCTAA
- the dprA gene encoding DNA-processing protein DprA: MTTPAPDLTPRQAFMILNDLPNIGPISLNRLLAEFGGDPVAILRADRKSLERVRGVGPETSAAVVGWTAHFDLAREEERLAQAGATFITARDAGYPRLLKEISDPPIGLYRKGDYVFDAPCIAIVGSRRTTLYGQATAKKLGAELARLGFCVVSGLARGIDTAAHEGALSVGGKTAAVIGTGIDIIYPSENLDLYRRIAESGAVLSEFPFGRKADRQSFAMRNRIVSGMSEAIVVVESDVDGGAMITARFAGEQGRLLFAVPGRIDQPSSAGCHQLIRDGATLLTSVDDLLSELNYLQGFAPGKIPTAPDQPSVLEQLTAAALSDDERKVAECFRGGALLGIDALTAQTGLSSPVVSAALMMLELKKLVVKRADGTFESRNG, encoded by the coding sequence ATGACGACACCTGCCCCTGACCTCACGCCCCGACAGGCGTTCATGATTTTGAACGACCTGCCGAATATCGGCCCGATCTCGCTCAACCGCCTGCTCGCGGAATTCGGCGGGGATCCCGTCGCCATTCTTCGCGCCGACCGCAAAAGCCTCGAACGCGTGCGCGGCGTCGGCCCGGAGACGAGCGCAGCGGTCGTGGGCTGGACGGCGCACTTCGATCTCGCGCGCGAGGAGGAGCGTCTCGCACAGGCCGGCGCGACGTTCATCACGGCGCGCGATGCCGGTTATCCGCGATTGTTGAAAGAAATCAGCGATCCGCCGATCGGCCTCTATCGCAAGGGCGACTACGTGTTCGATGCGCCCTGCATCGCCATCGTCGGCAGCCGGCGCACGACGCTCTATGGTCAGGCCACGGCGAAGAAACTCGGCGCCGAACTCGCGCGCCTCGGCTTCTGCGTCGTGAGCGGCCTCGCGCGCGGCATCGACACGGCGGCGCACGAGGGCGCGCTGTCGGTCGGCGGCAAGACGGCCGCCGTCATCGGCACGGGCATCGACATCATTTATCCCTCGGAGAACCTCGATCTGTATCGCCGCATCGCCGAGAGCGGCGCGGTGCTCTCGGAGTTCCCCTTCGGGCGCAAGGCCGACCGGCAGAGCTTCGCCATGCGCAATCGCATCGTGTCCGGCATGAGCGAGGCGATCGTCGTCGTGGAGAGCGACGTCGACGGCGGCGCGATGATCACGGCGCGCTTCGCCGGCGAGCAGGGACGCTTGTTGTTCGCCGTGCCCGGCCGCATCGACCAGCCCAGCAGCGCGGGCTGCCATCAACTCATCCGCGACGGCGCGACACTGCTCACGAGCGTCGACGACCTGCTCAGCGAGCTGAACTACCTGCAGGGCTTCGCGCCGGGCAAGATCCCCACTGCGCCCGATCAACCCAGCGTGCTCGAGCAACTCACCGCCGCCGCGCTGAGTGACGACGAACGCAAGGTCGCCGAGTGCTTTCGCGGCGGCGCGCTGCTCGGCATCGATGCGCTTACGGCGCAGACCGGACTATCCTCGCCGGTCGTCTCCGCTGCGTTGATGATGCTCGAGTTGAAAAAGCTCGTGGTGAAGCGCGCCGACGGCACCTTCGAAAGCCGGAACGGCTGA
- a CDS encoding hydrogenase nickel incorporation protein HypA — translation MLYGLCVIGLFLALWFYYDRRDRALYDAGRRKISFHCIRCSHLYTQTAGTDTAPCPKCGHENVRLKF, via the coding sequence CTGCTTTACGGACTGTGCGTCATCGGGCTGTTCCTCGCGCTCTGGTTTTACTACGACCGACGCGATCGAGCGCTCTACGACGCCGGGCGACGCAAAATCTCGTTCCACTGCATCCGTTGCAGTCACCTCTACACGCAGACCGCCGGCACGGACACCGCGCCGTGCCCGAAATGCGGCCACGAGAATGTGCGCCTGAAATTCTGA
- a CDS encoding NAD(P)H-hydrate dehydratase yields MRASPPILSCAAAKAQETALLRDDAAEWDAMQRAGRAIATALRDDAREIGGLSDSVRLLVLAGKGHNGGDALLAAAMLLADIPGATADVVLVFGIDALRPLARRALDTLRAAAGARARELDAAALKREFAPYDVCLDGVFGFQFHPPIDDATAELVAWVNTHPRLRLRAAVDLPSGLGEDANGGTVFRADFTYCTGIVKAPVVAPANAAFVGRARYLDLGFFSTSSTDSPARVLLPSHLRPLAALRPAQSDKRAFGHLLVVGGSRSYPGAVLMTVQAALRSGVGLLTACVPASLVPEYAAKFPEAMWVGFPEGNQGGLAAAAVNVIIEKAARATALVIGPGLGAAPETLDAIEAICRNTANSLPVLLDADALRPEIIASLDGERLVATPHAGEWARIVSVWPGDAVLVAKGSPTRVASGGASYFSFFGGPVLARGGSGDLLAGLIGGLMAQTPDDLLLAAARGVLWHGLAADLLARDKGQVAVQTTQLLDYLQPALLCADHDDTCP; encoded by the coding sequence CTGCGCGCCTCACCTCCCATTCTCTCTTGCGCCGCCGCCAAGGCGCAAGAGACGGCACTGCTCCGCGATGATGCCGCCGAATGGGACGCCATGCAGCGCGCCGGACGTGCCATCGCGACCGCGTTGCGCGATGACGCCCGCGAGATCGGCGGCCTGAGCGACAGCGTGCGCCTCCTCGTCCTCGCCGGCAAAGGCCACAATGGCGGCGATGCCCTGCTCGCCGCCGCGATGCTGCTCGCCGATATCCCCGGCGCGACCGCGGATGTCGTGCTCGTGTTCGGCATCGATGCGCTGCGTCCGCTCGCGCGCCGCGCGCTCGACACGCTCCGCGCCGCTGCCGGCGCCCGCGCGCGCGAACTCGATGCCGCCGCGCTGAAGCGCGAGTTCGCACCCTACGACGTCTGTCTTGATGGCGTCTTCGGTTTCCAGTTTCACCCGCCCATCGACGATGCCACCGCCGAGCTCGTCGCTTGGGTGAACACGCACCCGCGCCTCCGCCTCCGCGCCGCGGTCGATCTGCCCAGTGGGCTGGGGGAAGACGCGAACGGTGGCACCGTTTTCCGCGCCGATTTCACCTACTGCACGGGCATCGTAAAGGCGCCTGTTGTCGCGCCCGCCAACGCCGCGTTCGTCGGCCGCGCGCGCTACCTCGACTTGGGCTTCTTCTCCACGTCGTCGACGGATTCGCCGGCGCGTGTGTTGCTGCCCTCGCACCTCCGTCCGCTCGCCGCCCTTCGCCCCGCGCAGTCCGACAAGCGCGCGTTCGGTCACCTGCTCGTCGTCGGTGGTTCGCGCAGCTATCCCGGGGCCGTGCTGATGACCGTGCAAGCCGCACTGCGCAGCGGCGTCGGCCTGCTCACCGCCTGCGTGCCCGCATCGCTCGTCCCGGAATACGCCGCAAAATTCCCCGAGGCGATGTGGGTCGGGTTTCCGGAAGGCAACCAGGGCGGCCTCGCCGCCGCCGCTGTCAACGTCATCATCGAAAAGGCAGCCCGCGCGACCGCGCTCGTCATCGGCCCCGGCCTCGGCGCCGCGCCCGAGACGCTCGACGCGATCGAGGCAATTTGCCGTAATACGGCAAATTCCCTCCCGGTGCTCCTCGACGCCGACGCGCTCCGACCGGAGATCATCGCATCGCTCGACGGCGAGCGCCTCGTGGCGACGCCGCATGCCGGAGAGTGGGCGCGCATCGTGTCCGTCTGGCCGGGCGACGCTGTGCTCGTCGCCAAAGGTTCGCCGACGCGCGTGGCCTCCGGCGGTGCGAGCTACTTCAGTTTCTTCGGCGGCCCGGTGCTCGCACGCGGCGGCAGCGGCGATTTGCTCGCGGGCCTGATCGGCGGGCTGATGGCGCAGACGCCGGACGATTTGTTGCTCGCCGCCGCGCGCGGCGTCCTGTGGCATGGGCTCGCTGCGGATTTGCTCGCCCGCGACAAGGGCCAGGTGGCCGTGCAGACGACGCAGCTGCTGGATTATCTCCAGCCGGCTCTCCTCTGCGCGGACCATGACGACACCTGCCCCTGA
- a CDS encoding citrate synthase: protein MQAPTAQIKVDGKELTLPVMIGSEGEKAIDARNLRKDSGYIFYDQGYGNTGSCESAITYLDGDNGILRHRGYPIEQLATYSDYVETAYLIIYGELPNAKQRLQFGRRLRDNAAIGTQMLRIFEGFPESAPPMGMLTSIVSSLAAYYPELATNNFEKDLQNFDLSAAMAISKIRSIVAMIYRYRHGLPFIHPRDLPFADNFLHMMFSDPYVAYQPIPEVTRALNLLLLLHADHEQNCSTSTVRMVASSGANLFTSIAAGVCALSGPLHGGANVAVMQMLQAIHDEGDDGTRFIEAAKGGSKSNRLMGFGHAVYRNFDPRARIIGKACDEVLTRLGKSDPLLDIAKNLEQAALKDDYFVSRKLYPNVDFYSGIIMRALGIPTDMFTVMFAIGRAPGWIANWKEVASNTKGRIYRPRQIYVGTPKRDYTSMDQRA from the coding sequence ATGCAAGCACCCACCGCCCAGATCAAGGTCGACGGCAAAGAACTCACGCTTCCGGTGATGATCGGCTCCGAAGGTGAGAAGGCCATCGACGCCCGCAACCTCCGCAAAGATTCCGGCTACATCTTCTACGATCAGGGCTACGGCAACACCGGCTCCTGCGAGAGCGCGATCACGTATCTCGACGGCGACAACGGCATCCTCCGCCACCGTGGCTACCCGATCGAACAGCTCGCGACCTACTCCGACTACGTCGAGACCGCTTACCTCATCATCTACGGCGAGCTCCCCAACGCCAAACAGCGCCTCCAATTCGGCCGCCGCCTCCGCGACAACGCCGCCATCGGCACCCAGATGCTCCGCATCTTCGAAGGCTTCCCCGAGTCCGCGCCGCCGATGGGCATGCTCACCTCGATCGTGAGCTCGCTCGCCGCCTATTACCCCGAGCTCGCGACGAACAATTTCGAGAAGGACCTGCAGAACTTCGACCTGTCCGCCGCGATGGCCATCTCGAAGATCCGCTCGATCGTGGCGATGATCTACCGCTACCGCCACGGCCTGCCGTTCATCCACCCGCGCGACCTGCCCTTCGCGGACAACTTCCTGCACATGATGTTCTCGGACCCGTATGTGGCCTACCAGCCTATCCCCGAGGTCACCCGCGCGCTGAATCTCCTCCTCCTCCTCCACGCCGACCACGAGCAAAACTGCTCCACGTCGACCGTGCGCATGGTCGCCTCCAGCGGCGCCAATCTCTTCACCTCGATCGCCGCCGGTGTTTGCGCGCTTTCCGGCCCGCTCCACGGCGGCGCCAACGTCGCCGTCATGCAGATGCTCCAGGCGATCCACGACGAAGGCGACGACGGCACGCGCTTCATCGAAGCCGCCAAGGGCGGCTCGAAGAGCAACCGCCTCATGGGCTTCGGCCACGCCGTCTACCGCAACTTCGACCCGCGCGCCCGCATCATCGGCAAGGCCTGCGACGAAGTCCTCACGCGTCTCGGCAAATCCGACCCGCTCCTCGACATCGCCAAGAACCTCGAACAGGCCGCGCTCAAGGACGACTACTTCGTCTCCCGCAAGCTCTACCCGAACGTCGACTTCTACTCCGGCATCATCATGCGCGCCCTCGGCATCCCGACGGACATGTTCACCGTCATGTTCGCCATCGGCCGCGCCCCGGGTTGGATCGCCAACTGGAAGGAAGTCGCCTCCAACACCAAGGGTCGCATCTATCGCCCGCGCCAGATCTACGTCGGCACGCCCAAGCGCGATTACACGTCGATGGACCAGCGCGCCTGA
- the acpS gene encoding holo-ACP synthase, translating to MNIVLPPGGILIGLGCDIIETERIRKVLEKHGDRFLSRVFTEEERAYCSGLGHPHKHYAARWAAKEAVSKCFTTGIGPHLDWTSISVYHGSRKEPLVRLDEKATKLLAEVGATHVWLSLSHIETHAMAVAALVKHG from the coding sequence ATGAACATCGTTCTCCCCCCTGGCGGCATCCTCATCGGCCTCGGCTGCGACATCATCGAGACCGAGCGTATCCGCAAGGTGCTCGAGAAACACGGCGATCGCTTCCTCTCGCGCGTGTTCACGGAGGAGGAACGCGCCTACTGCAGCGGCCTCGGCCACCCGCACAAGCACTACGCCGCTCGCTGGGCCGCCAAGGAAGCGGTCTCGAAATGCTTCACCACCGGCATCGGTCCGCATCTCGACTGGACTTCGATCTCGGTCTATCACGGCTCACGCAAGGAGCCGCTCGTCCGCCTCGACGAGAAAGCCACCAAACTCCTCGCCGAAGTCGGCGCCACCCACGTCTGGCTCTCGCTCTCGCACATCGAGACTCACGCGATGGCCGTCGCCGCCCTCGTCAAACACGGCTGA
- a CDS encoding pyridoxine 5'-phosphate synthase: MILLGVNIDHCATLRQARYRQAGATVGGNVEPDPVTLAALCERAGADGITIHLREDRRHIQDRDVERLCETAATRVNLEMACTPEMTALALRLKPHSVCLVPESREEVTTEGGLDVVKFRDKVARVTDAMNAAGIKTSLFIDADEHQIDMAKKLSAPWIELHTGAYANAYHGPARADEFKRLCVGATQGHAFGLVVNAGHGINYVNIAEVRTIPHLHELNIGHSIISRALFTGIEEAVREMKARMNP; the protein is encoded by the coding sequence ATGATCCTCCTCGGCGTCAACATCGACCACTGCGCCACGCTTCGCCAGGCGCGCTACCGCCAGGCCGGCGCCACCGTCGGCGGCAACGTCGAGCCCGACCCCGTCACGCTCGCCGCGCTCTGCGAACGCGCCGGCGCCGACGGCATCACCATTCACCTCCGCGAAGACCGCCGCCACATCCAGGATCGCGACGTCGAACGCCTCTGCGAGACCGCCGCCACCCGCGTGAACCTCGAGATGGCCTGCACGCCCGAGATGACCGCCCTCGCGCTGCGCCTCAAACCGCATTCGGTCTGCCTCGTTCCCGAGAGTCGCGAGGAAGTCACCACCGAGGGCGGCCTCGATGTCGTGAAATTCCGCGACAAGGTCGCCCGCGTCACCGACGCCATGAACGCCGCCGGCATCAAGACCTCACTCTTCATCGACGCCGACGAGCACCAGATCGACATGGCGAAAAAGCTCTCCGCCCCCTGGATCGAACTCCACACCGGTGCCTACGCCAACGCCTACCACGGCCCCGCGCGCGCCGACGAGTTCAAGCGCCTCTGCGTCGGTGCCACACAAGGCCACGCGTTCGGACTCGTGGTCAATGCCGGTCACGGCATCAACTACGTCAACATCGCCGAGGTCCGCACCATCCCGCACCTCCACGAACTGAACATCGGCCACAGCATCATCAGTCGCGCCCTCTTCACCGGCATCGAGGAGGCCGTCCGCGAAATGAAAGCGCGGATGAATCCCTGA
- the rpsM gene encoding 30S ribosomal protein S13, translating to MPRLLGVELPAKKKIGYSLRYIYGIGPARADQIIEIAGLDANMRASDLTEEQLNKILHIITDNKWVVEGDLRREIAGNLKRLQAINCYRGIRHRRGLPVRGQRTSTNARTRKGPRKTVGVTKAKEA from the coding sequence ATGCCTCGTCTCCTCGGCGTCGAACTCCCCGCCAAAAAGAAGATCGGATATTCCCTCCGATACATCTACGGCATTGGCCCTGCCCGTGCTGACCAGATCATCGAGATCGCTGGTCTCGATGCCAACATGCGCGCTTCGGATCTCACCGAAGAGCAGCTGAACAAGATCCTCCACATCATCACCGACAACAAGTGGGTGGTGGAAGGCGATCTCCGCCGCGAAATCGCGGGCAATCTCAAGCGCCTCCAAGCGATCAATTGCTACCGTGGCATCCGCCATCGTCGCGGCCTCCCCGTCCGCGGCCAGCGCACCAGCACCAACGCCCGCACCCGCAAGGGCCCGCGCAAGACCGTTGGCGTCACCAAGGCCAAGGAAGCTTAA
- the rpsK gene encoding 30S ribosomal protein S11, which translates to MKVRKAKGSKNVTSGVANVTATFNNTIVSITDAKGNVISWSSAGKCNFRGSRKSTAYAAQVVAQDAARNAMAHGLKEVQIRVSGPGLGRDSAIRGLQAIGLEISSIIDVTPVPHNGCRPRKRRRV; encoded by the coding sequence ATCAAGGTCCGCAAGGCCAAGGGTTCCAAGAACGTCACCTCCGGCGTCGCCAACGTCACCGCGACGTTCAATAACACGATCGTCTCGATCACCGACGCCAAGGGCAACGTGATCTCCTGGTCGTCCGCCGGTAAGTGCAATTTCCGCGGCTCCCGCAAGTCCACCGCCTACGCCGCGCAGGTCGTCGCTCAAGACGCCGCCCGCAACGCCATGGCGCACGGCCTCAAGGAAGTTCAGATCCGCGTCAGCGGTCCCGGCCTCGGTCGCGACTCCGCCATCCGCGGACTCCAAGCCATCGGCCTGGAAATTTCCTCCATCATCGACGTCACCCCGGTGCCGCACAACGGCTGCCGCCCGCGCAAGCGTCGTCGCGTCTAA
- the rpsD gene encoding 30S ribosomal protein S4 codes for MARYTGPTTRVSRRFGTYVLGSAKVLERRNFPPGQHGPKSRRKLSEYAVGLAEKQKLRFIYGLLERQFRRVFAVAKKERGVTGERFLQLLETRLDSVVYLLGFAKSRAQARQLVNHGHVKVNGRKVDIASYTLNAGDTIEIKASNNSRQIVTKSVEESRARVVPGWLTRNDEALSAVVNRLPTRDEMDPSINEQLIVEFYSRF; via the coding sequence ATGGCCCGTTATACCGGACCCACCACTCGCGTCAGCCGCCGCTTCGGCACCTACGTCCTCGGTTCTGCCAAGGTTCTCGAGCGCCGCAACTTCCCGCCCGGCCAGCACGGCCCGAAGTCCCGCCGCAAGCTCTCCGAATACGCCGTCGGCCTCGCCGAGAAGCAGAAGCTCCGCTTCATCTACGGCCTCCTCGAGCGCCAATTCCGCCGCGTCTTCGCGGTCGCGAAGAAGGAACGCGGCGTTACCGGCGAGCGCTTCCTGCAGCTCCTCGAGACGCGTCTCGACAGCGTCGTTTACCTCCTCGGTTTCGCCAAGAGCCGCGCCCAGGCGCGCCAGCTCGTCAACCACGGCCACGTGAAGGTCAACGGCCGCAAGGTCGACATCGCCAGCTACACGCTCAATGCCGGCGACACCATCGAGATCAAGGCCTCGAACAACTCCCGCCAAATCGTCACGAAGTCCGTCGAAGAGAGCCGCGCTCGCGTGGTTCCCGGTTGGCTGACGCGCAACGACGAAGCGCTTTCCGCGGTTGTCAACCGCCTCCCCACGCGCGATGAGATGGACCCGTCCATCAACGAGCAGCTCATCGTCGAGTTCTACTCGCGCTTCTAA